The DNA region GTATGGAGAGCTCCGGCGTCAGACCCCAAACCTTTGCTGCATGTGCCGACACATAAGCGGCAGCACCAAAATAGGCCGCATGCCCGAATGAAAGCAGGCCGCCAAAGCCGAGCAGCAGGTTGAGAGCGCTGGCAAAGAGCGCGAAGCACAGCACCTTCATTAGGAAGACAGGGTAGAGAACGAACGGCGCAATCAACATCAAGCCGAGGAGCACGGCAAAGATCAGCACATGGTGGCGCGGCGTGCCTACAGCGGTGGTACCGACTATTGCAGGTTGGGTGTCGACGGTCATTACGCAGTCCTCCCGAACAGGCCGGCAGGTTTGACCAGCAGGACCAGGGCCATGATTACGAAAACGGCAACTGCGGAAGCTTCGGGATAAAAGACCTTTACCAGGCCCTCCACAATGCCCAGCCCAAAGCCGGTGAGGATAGCACCCAGAATGGAGCCCATGCCGCCAATCACCACCACGGCGAAGACCACAATAATGAGGTCGGCACCCATGTTTGGATTAACCGAGTAGATAGGCGCTGCCAGCACGCCAGCGAGTGCGGCCAAAGCGACGCCGAAGCCATAGGTAAGGGTGATCATGCGGGGCACATTGATGCCGAAGGCGCCCACAAGCGATGGATTTTCGGTGGCTGCACGGAGGTAGGCACCCAGCCGCGTCCGCTCGATAGCGAACCAGGTGCCGAAGCATACGACCAGTGAGGCGACCACCACCCAGCCGCGATAGGTGGGCAGGAACATGAAGCCCAGATTGGTGCCGCCCGAGAGTTCAGCAGGAATGGAGTAGGGCAGGCCCGATACACCATAGTAGTTGCGGAAGAGACCCTGGATGATGAGGGCCAGCCCGAAGGTCAGGAGCAAACCATAAAGGTGATCAAGGTGATAGAGACGCGAGATCATCAAGCGCTCGAGCACTATCCCGGTGGCGCCGACCATCAGGGGGACCAGCAAGAGCGACCACCAATAATTGACGCCCAGATAGGTCAGCAGCATCCAGGCGACGAAAGCGCCCATCATGTACTGAGCGCCATGGGCGAAATTGATGATGTTGAGCAGCCCGAAGATCACCGCGAGGCCAAGGCTGAGAAGGGCGTAGAACGACCCGTTGATCAGCCCCAGCAGAAGCTGACCGAAAAGGGCCTGCGGCGGAATGCCGAGGAGCTCGAACATGGCTTATCCTTGTGAGGCGTGGTGGAATGTGCGCTCCAGCGGGAGCGCACATTCAGGGCGTGTTACTGCTGTGCGACGAGTTCGCAGCCACCTTCTTCCAGCGGCCGGAAAGCTTCTTCCCCCGGAATGGTGGCGAGCAGCTCGTAGTAGTCCCAGGCGCCAGTGGACTCGTCCGGGCTCTT from Devosia sp. RR2S18 includes:
- a CDS encoding branched-chain amino acid ABC transporter permease, with the translated sequence MFELLGIPPQALFGQLLLGLINGSFYALLSLGLAVIFGLLNIINFAHGAQYMMGAFVAWMLLTYLGVNYWWSLLLVPLMVGATGIVLERLMISRLYHLDHLYGLLLTFGLALIIQGLFRNYYGVSGLPYSIPAELSGGTNLGFMFLPTYRGWVVVASLVVCFGTWFAIERTRLGAYLRAATENPSLVGAFGINVPRMITLTYGFGVALAALAGVLAAPIYSVNPNMGADLIIVVFAVVVIGGMGSILGAILTGFGLGIVEGLVKVFYPEASAVAVFVIMALVLLVKPAGLFGRTA